From Triticum aestivum cultivar Chinese Spring chromosome 4A, IWGSC CS RefSeq v2.1, whole genome shotgun sequence, a single genomic window includes:
- the LOC101669848 gene encoding uncharacterized protein isoform X2 yields METRKEILELRERLDKTLACSDLADEGSLRSLVKNQILESSLPGSDQGNIDLIAEARAKEVSNFLEMLDTSGNERPSDIRGPQQKEWKVKQDTDQLRVMYREGPDGTPFHTLLAEGFADGPIDVCTCVSWESGLYRKWFPQYNLPTFKIAQSGCLKKIRIGEEISLIRVKVPWPVSEREALLHYFQFEYLKEDLVIVIMKTISNLDNLSMQTHGFTIDGIPEAGDTIRMDVVGGFVLQRITKERSFFRAVANMDIKLDFVPPWLINFMSRQLIGSGHKLYQKAVSTVAACDEDYKQALRAPLYARIREYQHSADKAKVTAVEESANEVLPENPTVHNPLAVTTNLTPCSEIIEEESEQNTSFKLDNLATGFSNQPAGQVQQVENKSFTSPDRTVKQAQQVENKPMISPEVQKALGILDTAIAVLQGNRSANISALRKLLSYDATSEEGSAISTRNSHTLDVLDTDNLPNGEIRQTYLMPDKEVRDREEGASESDSPKTMTASTITTTKSMTLRSTIKVHEEETLNSDGLYQNSFHNGKEPKRPKKTKRWLCCLTPSTVG; encoded by the exons ATGGAGACGAGGAAGGAAATCCTGGAGCTTCGCGAGCGTCTGGACAAGACCCTGGCGTGCTCTGATCTCGCCGACGAGGGCTCTTTGAGATCTCTGGTCAAGAACCAGATTTTGGAGTCCTCTCTGCCTGGCTCTGACCAAG GCAACATCGATTTGATTGCTGAAGCACGAGCCAAAGAAGTCTCGAATTTTCTTGAAATGCTAGACACTTCAGGAAATGAACGGCCTTCAGATATTCGTGGGCCACAACAGAAGGAGTGGAAG GTGAAGCAGGATACAGACCAATTACGGGTCATGTACCGCGAAGGTCCAGATGGGACCCCATTTCATACTCTTCTTGCTGAAGGCTTTGCTGATGGTCCTATCGATGTTT GTACATGCGTGTCATGGGAATCAGGTCTATACAGAAAATG GTTTCCGCAGTACAATCTGCCAACATTTAAAATCGCTCAGTCAGGTTGCTTGAAAAAGATTCGGATTGGTGAAGAAATTTCTTTGATCAG GGTGAAGGTCCCCTGGCCAGTTTCAGAGAGAGAAGCTCTTCTACACTACTTTCAGTTTGAGTATCTTAAAGAAGACCTTGTCATTGTGATCATGAAAACT ATATCCAATTTGGATAATCTCAGTATGCAGACACATGGATTTACTATAGATGGAATCCCTGAAGCTGGTGACACGATTCGGATGGATGTAGTTGGAGGCTTTGTCTTACAGAGGATTACCAAGGAAAGAAGTTTTTTCAG GGCagtagctaatatggacattaagcTAGACTTTGTTCCCCCATGGCTGATCAACTTTATGTCCAGACAGCTAATCGGCAGTGGGCATAAGCTATACCAGAAG GCTGTTAGTACTGTGGCCGCTTGTGATGAAGACTACAAGCAAGCTTTACGAGCACCGCTCTATGCAAGAATACGCGAGTACCAGCATTCTGCTGACAAGGCAAAGGTGACTGCAGTTGAGGAAAGCGCTAATGAAGTGCTCCCTGAGAATCCCACTGTACATAATCCTCTGGCAGTCACTACTAATCTCACACCATGCAGTGAGATTATCGAAGAAGAGAGTGAACAGAACACATCTTTTAAGCTGGATAATCTTGCAACCGGCTTTTCTAACCAACCAGCCGGGCAAGTGCAGCAAGTTGAAAATAAGTCTTTCACTAGTCCTGATAGAACAGTCAAGCAAGCACAGCAAGTCGAAAATAAACCGATGATTAGTCCTGAGGTGCAGAAGGCTTTGGGCATACTGGACACTGCCATTGCAGTTCTTCAAGGCAACAGATCTGCAAACATCAGTGCTCTCAGAAAGCTCCTCAGTTATGATGCAACGTCGGAAGAAGGAAGTGCCATCAGTACAAGAAATTCACATACCCTCGACGTTCTCGATACAGACAATCTCCCAAATGG AGAGATCCGGCAAACTTATTTAATGCCCGACAAGGAGGTGCGCGACAGGGAGGAAGGTGCTAGCGAAAGTGATTCTCCTAAAACCATGACCGCTTCTACCATAACGACGACAAAATCCATGACATTGAGGAGCACAATAAAGGTGCATGAAGAAGAGACCCTGAATAGCGATGGCCTCTATCAGAACAGTTTCCACAATGGAAAAGAGCCCAAGAGACCAAAGAAGACCAAAAGGTGGCTTTGCTGCTTAACGCCTAGCACCGTAGGATGA
- the LOC101669848 gene encoding uncharacterized protein isoform X1, which produces METRKEILELRERLDKTLACSDLADEGSLRSLVKNQILESSLPGSDQGNIDLIAEARAKEVSNFLEMLDTSGNERPSDIRGPQQKEWKVKQDTDQLRVMYREGPDGTPFHTLLAEGFADGPIDVCTCVSWESGLYRKWFPQYNLPTFKIAQSGCLKKIRIGEEISLIRVKVPWPVSEREALLHYFQFEYLKEDLVIVIMKTISNLDNLSMQTHGFTIDGIPEAGDTIRMDVVGGFVLQRITKERSFFRAVANMDIKLDFVPPWLINFMSRQLIGSGHKLYQKAVSTVAACDEDYKQALRAPLYARIREYQHSADKAKVTAVEESANEVLPENPTVHNPLAVTTNLTPCSEIIEEESEQNTSFKLDNLATGFSNQPAGQVQQVENKSFTSPDRTVKQAQQVENKPMISPEVQKALGILDTAIAVLQGNRSANISALRKLLSYDATSEEGSAISTRNSHTLDVLDTDNLPNGYPLATSPHDSREIRQTYLMPDKEVRDREEGASESDSPKTMTASTITTTKSMTLRSTIKVHEEETLNSDGLYQNSFHNGKEPKRPKKTKRWLCCLTPSTVG; this is translated from the exons ATGGAGACGAGGAAGGAAATCCTGGAGCTTCGCGAGCGTCTGGACAAGACCCTGGCGTGCTCTGATCTCGCCGACGAGGGCTCTTTGAGATCTCTGGTCAAGAACCAGATTTTGGAGTCCTCTCTGCCTGGCTCTGACCAAG GCAACATCGATTTGATTGCTGAAGCACGAGCCAAAGAAGTCTCGAATTTTCTTGAAATGCTAGACACTTCAGGAAATGAACGGCCTTCAGATATTCGTGGGCCACAACAGAAGGAGTGGAAG GTGAAGCAGGATACAGACCAATTACGGGTCATGTACCGCGAAGGTCCAGATGGGACCCCATTTCATACTCTTCTTGCTGAAGGCTTTGCTGATGGTCCTATCGATGTTT GTACATGCGTGTCATGGGAATCAGGTCTATACAGAAAATG GTTTCCGCAGTACAATCTGCCAACATTTAAAATCGCTCAGTCAGGTTGCTTGAAAAAGATTCGGATTGGTGAAGAAATTTCTTTGATCAG GGTGAAGGTCCCCTGGCCAGTTTCAGAGAGAGAAGCTCTTCTACACTACTTTCAGTTTGAGTATCTTAAAGAAGACCTTGTCATTGTGATCATGAAAACT ATATCCAATTTGGATAATCTCAGTATGCAGACACATGGATTTACTATAGATGGAATCCCTGAAGCTGGTGACACGATTCGGATGGATGTAGTTGGAGGCTTTGTCTTACAGAGGATTACCAAGGAAAGAAGTTTTTTCAG GGCagtagctaatatggacattaagcTAGACTTTGTTCCCCCATGGCTGATCAACTTTATGTCCAGACAGCTAATCGGCAGTGGGCATAAGCTATACCAGAAG GCTGTTAGTACTGTGGCCGCTTGTGATGAAGACTACAAGCAAGCTTTACGAGCACCGCTCTATGCAAGAATACGCGAGTACCAGCATTCTGCTGACAAGGCAAAGGTGACTGCAGTTGAGGAAAGCGCTAATGAAGTGCTCCCTGAGAATCCCACTGTACATAATCCTCTGGCAGTCACTACTAATCTCACACCATGCAGTGAGATTATCGAAGAAGAGAGTGAACAGAACACATCTTTTAAGCTGGATAATCTTGCAACCGGCTTTTCTAACCAACCAGCCGGGCAAGTGCAGCAAGTTGAAAATAAGTCTTTCACTAGTCCTGATAGAACAGTCAAGCAAGCACAGCAAGTCGAAAATAAACCGATGATTAGTCCTGAGGTGCAGAAGGCTTTGGGCATACTGGACACTGCCATTGCAGTTCTTCAAGGCAACAGATCTGCAAACATCAGTGCTCTCAGAAAGCTCCTCAGTTATGATGCAACGTCGGAAGAAGGAAGTGCCATCAGTACAAGAAATTCACATACCCTCGACGTTCTCGATACAGACAATCTCCCAAATGGGTATCCTCTTGCCACATCACCTCATGATTCAAG AGAGATCCGGCAAACTTATTTAATGCCCGACAAGGAGGTGCGCGACAGGGAGGAAGGTGCTAGCGAAAGTGATTCTCCTAAAACCATGACCGCTTCTACCATAACGACGACAAAATCCATGACATTGAGGAGCACAATAAAGGTGCATGAAGAAGAGACCCTGAATAGCGATGGCCTCTATCAGAACAGTTTCCACAATGGAAAAGAGCCCAAGAGACCAAAGAAGACCAAAAGGTGGCTTTGCTGCTTAACGCCTAGCACCGTAGGATGA
- the LOC101669848 gene encoding uncharacterized protein isoform X3 — protein sequence MYREGPDGTPFHTLLAEGFADGPIDVCTCVSWESGLYRKWFPQYNLPTFKIAQSGCLKKIRIGEEISLIRVKVPWPVSEREALLHYFQFEYLKEDLVIVIMKTISNLDNLSMQTHGFTIDGIPEAGDTIRMDVVGGFVLQRITKERSFFRAVANMDIKLDFVPPWLINFMSRQLIGSGHKLYQKAVSTVAACDEDYKQALRAPLYARIREYQHSADKAKVTAVEESANEVLPENPTVHNPLAVTTNLTPCSEIIEEESEQNTSFKLDNLATGFSNQPAGQVQQVENKSFTSPDRTVKQAQQVENKPMISPEVQKALGILDTAIAVLQGNRSANISALRKLLSYDATSEEGSAISTRNSHTLDVLDTDNLPNGYPLATSPHDSREIRQTYLMPDKEVRDREEGASESDSPKTMTASTITTTKSMTLRSTIKVHEEETLNSDGLYQNSFHNGKEPKRPKKTKRWLCCLTPSTVG from the exons ATGTACCGCGAAGGTCCAGATGGGACCCCATTTCATACTCTTCTTGCTGAAGGCTTTGCTGATGGTCCTATCGATGTTT GTACATGCGTGTCATGGGAATCAGGTCTATACAGAAAATG GTTTCCGCAGTACAATCTGCCAACATTTAAAATCGCTCAGTCAGGTTGCTTGAAAAAGATTCGGATTGGTGAAGAAATTTCTTTGATCAG GGTGAAGGTCCCCTGGCCAGTTTCAGAGAGAGAAGCTCTTCTACACTACTTTCAGTTTGAGTATCTTAAAGAAGACCTTGTCATTGTGATCATGAAAACT ATATCCAATTTGGATAATCTCAGTATGCAGACACATGGATTTACTATAGATGGAATCCCTGAAGCTGGTGACACGATTCGGATGGATGTAGTTGGAGGCTTTGTCTTACAGAGGATTACCAAGGAAAGAAGTTTTTTCAG GGCagtagctaatatggacattaagcTAGACTTTGTTCCCCCATGGCTGATCAACTTTATGTCCAGACAGCTAATCGGCAGTGGGCATAAGCTATACCAGAAG GCTGTTAGTACTGTGGCCGCTTGTGATGAAGACTACAAGCAAGCTTTACGAGCACCGCTCTATGCAAGAATACGCGAGTACCAGCATTCTGCTGACAAGGCAAAGGTGACTGCAGTTGAGGAAAGCGCTAATGAAGTGCTCCCTGAGAATCCCACTGTACATAATCCTCTGGCAGTCACTACTAATCTCACACCATGCAGTGAGATTATCGAAGAAGAGAGTGAACAGAACACATCTTTTAAGCTGGATAATCTTGCAACCGGCTTTTCTAACCAACCAGCCGGGCAAGTGCAGCAAGTTGAAAATAAGTCTTTCACTAGTCCTGATAGAACAGTCAAGCAAGCACAGCAAGTCGAAAATAAACCGATGATTAGTCCTGAGGTGCAGAAGGCTTTGGGCATACTGGACACTGCCATTGCAGTTCTTCAAGGCAACAGATCTGCAAACATCAGTGCTCTCAGAAAGCTCCTCAGTTATGATGCAACGTCGGAAGAAGGAAGTGCCATCAGTACAAGAAATTCACATACCCTCGACGTTCTCGATACAGACAATCTCCCAAATGGGTATCCTCTTGCCACATCACCTCATGATTCAAG AGAGATCCGGCAAACTTATTTAATGCCCGACAAGGAGGTGCGCGACAGGGAGGAAGGTGCTAGCGAAAGTGATTCTCCTAAAACCATGACCGCTTCTACCATAACGACGACAAAATCCATGACATTGAGGAGCACAATAAAGGTGCATGAAGAAGAGACCCTGAATAGCGATGGCCTCTATCAGAACAGTTTCCACAATGGAAAAGAGCCCAAGAGACCAAAGAAGACCAAAAGGTGGCTTTGCTGCTTAACGCCTAGCACCGTAGGATGA